One part of the Salmo salar chromosome ssa28, Ssal_v3.1, whole genome shotgun sequence genome encodes these proteins:
- the ppm1g gene encoding protein phosphatase 1G isoform X1, with amino-acid sequence MGAYLSQPNTVKSSSNGGNQNMSYGFAAMQGWRVSMEDAHNCIPELDEETAMFAVYDGHGGTALFIPCEEVALYCSKYLPEIIKEQKTYKDGKLQKALEDAFLAIDSRVTTEEVIKELVQIAGRPQEEAPNEKVAEEDDLDNEEAELLHEEATLTIEELLVRYGQNLNAIKHKKLCPEGKKESGEGEPHSHGEKGINGEVESEMDSNQKADGAGSATGGAGFSKLRACRRAEGDSSSAAGAAGSSEGEKETGPSCSSSAAPASGDTSSKFFEDSDESGEEEDEEGSEEEDASEEDEGENSDEEEDTEEGEDSDEENEMCYPGMDGKEEPGADSGTTAVVALIRGKQLIVANAGDSRCVVSEKGKAIDMSYDHKPEDELELARIKNAGGKVTMDGRVNGGLNLSRAIGDHFYKRNKALGPEEQMISSMPDVKVLTLNPEHDFMIIACDGIWNVMSSQEVVDFVSQRIKPNADDAARPLSSIVEELLDHCLAPDTSGDGTGCDNMTCIIITFSAHPDSSMADGTKKRKPEEIVPEKNGNDSKKSKSE; translated from the exons ATGGGAGCTTACTTGTCgcaacccaatacagtgaagtCCTCTTCCAATGGGGGAAACCAAAATATGAGCTATGGCTTTGCGGCCATGCAGGGCTGGCGTGTCTCAATGGAG GATGCTCACAACTGCATTCCAGAACTGGATGAAGAAACAGCTATGTTTGCTGTGTATGATGGACATGGAGGTACTGCTCTTTTTATCCCGT GTGAGGAAGTAGCATTATACTGTTCCAAGTACCTTCCTGAAATCATTAAGGAACAGAAGACTTACAAAGATGGCAAACTGCAAAAG GCTTTGGAGGATGCATTTCTGGCCATTGATAGCAGGGTGACCACAGAGGAAGTGATCAAAGAGCTTGTTCAGATAGCTGGCCGTCCACAAGAGGAAGCACCAAATGAAAAAGTGGCTGAAGAAGATGATT TGGACAATGAGGAGGCAGAACTTTTGCACGAAGAGGCCACCTTGACCATTGAAGAGTTACTCGTCCGCTATGGACAGAACCTCAATGCGATTAAACACAAGAAGCTCTGTCCGGAGGGCAAAAAAGAGTCTGGGGAAGGTGAACCACATTCCCATGGGGAGAAGGGCATCAACGGGGAAGTGGAGAGCGAGATGGACAGCAATCAGAAGGCTGATGGTGCTGGAAGTGCAactggtggtgcgggattctcCAAGCTGCGGGCCTGCAGGAGAGCAGAAGGGGACAGCTCTTCAGCGGCAGGAGCAGCAGGGTCCTCTGAAGGAGAAAAAGAAACCgggccctcctgctcctcctcagcAGCTCCGGCTTCAGGAGACACCAGCTCCAAGTTCTTTGAGGACAGTGACGAGTCAGGGGAAGAGGAAGACGAGGAGGGTAGCgaagaggag GATGCCAGTGAGGAAGATGAAGGTGAAAACAGTGACGAGGAAGAAGACACGGAAGAGGGGGAGGACTCTGATGAAGAGAATGAGATGTGCTACCCTGGAATGGATGGAAAAGAAGAG CCTGGCGCAGACAGTGGCACTACAGCAGTGGTGGCTCTGATCAGAGGGAAACAGCTGATTGTGGCAAACGCCGGCGACTCCCGCTGTGTCGTGTCTGAGAAGGGCAAGGCCATAGACATGTCCTACGACCACAAGCCAGAGGATGAGCTGGAGCTGGCCAGGATAAAGAATGCTGGGGGAAAGGTCACCATGGACGGTCGCGTCAACGGAGGACTCAACCTCTCCAGGGCCATCG GCGATCACTTTTACAAACGAAACAAGGCCCTTGGCCCAGAGGAGCAGATGATCTCCTCAATGCCTGACGTCAAAGTGCTCACCCTCAACCCAGAGCACGACTTCATGATCATTGCATGCGACGGAATCTG GAATGTCATGAGCAGTCAAGAGGTTGTAGACTTTGTCAGTCAGAGAATAAAGCCTAATGCCGATGATGCTGCCAGGCCTTTGTCCTCCATAGTTGAAGAA CTACTTGACCATTGCTTGGCACCTGATACATCTGGAGATGGCACAGGCTGTGACAACATGACCTGCATCATCATCACGTTCAGCGCTCACCCTGACAGCAGCATGGCCGACGGCACCAAGAAGAGAAAGCCTGAAGAGATTGTCCCAGAGAAGAACGGGAATGACAGCAAAAAGTCAAAAAGCGAATAG
- the ppm1g gene encoding protein phosphatase 1G → MGAYLSQPNTVKSSSNGGNQNMSYGFAAMQGWRVSMEDAHNCIPELDEETAMFAVYDGHGGEEVALYCSKYLPEIIKEQKTYKDGKLQKALEDAFLAIDSRVTTEEVIKELVQIAGRPQEEAPNEKVAEEDDLDNEEAELLHEEATLTIEELLVRYGQNLNAIKHKKLCPEGKKESGEGEPHSHGEKGINGEVESEMDSNQKADGAGSATGGAGFSKLRACRRAEGDSSSAAGAAGSSEGEKETGPSCSSSAAPASGDTSSKFFEDSDESGEEEDEEGSEEEDASEEDEGENSDEEEDTEEGEDSDEENEMCYPGMDGKEEPGADSGTTAVVALIRGKQLIVANAGDSRCVVSEKGKAIDMSYDHKPEDELELARIKNAGGKVTMDGRVNGGLNLSRAIGDHFYKRNKALGPEEQMISSMPDVKVLTLNPEHDFMIIACDGIWNVMSSQEVVDFVSQRIKPNADDAARPLSSIVEELLDHCLAPDTSGDGTGCDNMTCIIITFSAHPDSSMADGTKKRKPEEIVPEKNGNDSKKSKSE, encoded by the exons ATGGGAGCTTACTTGTCgcaacccaatacagtgaagtCCTCTTCCAATGGGGGAAACCAAAATATGAGCTATGGCTTTGCGGCCATGCAGGGCTGGCGTGTCTCAATGGAG GATGCTCACAACTGCATTCCAGAACTGGATGAAGAAACAGCTATGTTTGCTGTGTATGATGGACATGGAG GTGAGGAAGTAGCATTATACTGTTCCAAGTACCTTCCTGAAATCATTAAGGAACAGAAGACTTACAAAGATGGCAAACTGCAAAAG GCTTTGGAGGATGCATTTCTGGCCATTGATAGCAGGGTGACCACAGAGGAAGTGATCAAAGAGCTTGTTCAGATAGCTGGCCGTCCACAAGAGGAAGCACCAAATGAAAAAGTGGCTGAAGAAGATGATT TGGACAATGAGGAGGCAGAACTTTTGCACGAAGAGGCCACCTTGACCATTGAAGAGTTACTCGTCCGCTATGGACAGAACCTCAATGCGATTAAACACAAGAAGCTCTGTCCGGAGGGCAAAAAAGAGTCTGGGGAAGGTGAACCACATTCCCATGGGGAGAAGGGCATCAACGGGGAAGTGGAGAGCGAGATGGACAGCAATCAGAAGGCTGATGGTGCTGGAAGTGCAactggtggtgcgggattctcCAAGCTGCGGGCCTGCAGGAGAGCAGAAGGGGACAGCTCTTCAGCGGCAGGAGCAGCAGGGTCCTCTGAAGGAGAAAAAGAAACCgggccctcctgctcctcctcagcAGCTCCGGCTTCAGGAGACACCAGCTCCAAGTTCTTTGAGGACAGTGACGAGTCAGGGGAAGAGGAAGACGAGGAGGGTAGCgaagaggag GATGCCAGTGAGGAAGATGAAGGTGAAAACAGTGACGAGGAAGAAGACACGGAAGAGGGGGAGGACTCTGATGAAGAGAATGAGATGTGCTACCCTGGAATGGATGGAAAAGAAGAG CCTGGCGCAGACAGTGGCACTACAGCAGTGGTGGCTCTGATCAGAGGGAAACAGCTGATTGTGGCAAACGCCGGCGACTCCCGCTGTGTCGTGTCTGAGAAGGGCAAGGCCATAGACATGTCCTACGACCACAAGCCAGAGGATGAGCTGGAGCTGGCCAGGATAAAGAATGCTGGGGGAAAGGTCACCATGGACGGTCGCGTCAACGGAGGACTCAACCTCTCCAGGGCCATCG GCGATCACTTTTACAAACGAAACAAGGCCCTTGGCCCAGAGGAGCAGATGATCTCCTCAATGCCTGACGTCAAAGTGCTCACCCTCAACCCAGAGCACGACTTCATGATCATTGCATGCGACGGAATCTG GAATGTCATGAGCAGTCAAGAGGTTGTAGACTTTGTCAGTCAGAGAATAAAGCCTAATGCCGATGATGCTGCCAGGCCTTTGTCCTCCATAGTTGAAGAA CTACTTGACCATTGCTTGGCACCTGATACATCTGGAGATGGCACAGGCTGTGACAACATGACCTGCATCATCATCACGTTCAGCGCTCACCCTGACAGCAGCATGGCCGACGGCACCAAGAAGAGAAAGCCTGAAGAGATTGTCCCAGAGAAGAACGGGAATGACAGCAAAAAGTCAAAAAGCGAATAG